The Sorangiineae bacterium MSr11367 genome window below encodes:
- a CDS encoding M20/M25/M40 family metallo-hydrolase, protein MDIDWNAEGDRCVALLASLLRIPTVNRGTGEEGDGGETPAAELLADFLRESNVEPRLFTRTKGRSCLVARVKGTGAKPPILLNAHLDVVEADASRWEHPPFAGEIHDGYLWGRGAIDMKHMAAMSACVLSLLARHPHGKLDRDVIFAAVADEEAGCADGSLFLVEEHPDQVRAEYTLGEVGGFSLHLFGRTFYPIQVAEKGICWVRATFEGNPGHGSLPDPNSAVVRMAEAIAKLAHTRLPMHPTPAVTSFLRALAERLPLPQRGALSLLALPAVAGAILDHLVADPDQRRTFGALLSNTATPTILRAGSKVNVIPGRASVDIDGRLLPGQSEAAFLDELRAVLGKDATLEVLRSLPPVETTSISPLFDHLGETIRRHAPEAVPIPFVIPGFTDAKAYARLGSTCYGFAPVRFDPAHKDVVFSRMYHGHNERIPVAGLRWGLQVIYEAVAGFASSVATTPWTRAEAIG, encoded by the coding sequence ATGGACATCGACTGGAACGCCGAGGGCGATCGCTGCGTAGCCCTGCTCGCATCCCTGCTGCGCATCCCCACCGTCAACCGCGGTACCGGTGAGGAAGGCGACGGCGGCGAGACGCCCGCAGCCGAGCTCCTCGCGGACTTTCTCCGCGAGTCCAACGTCGAGCCGCGCCTCTTCACGCGCACCAAAGGGCGCTCGTGCCTCGTGGCCCGGGTGAAGGGCACCGGCGCAAAGCCGCCCATCCTTCTCAACGCACACCTCGACGTCGTGGAGGCCGACGCCTCGCGCTGGGAGCACCCGCCGTTCGCCGGCGAGATCCACGATGGCTACCTCTGGGGACGCGGCGCCATCGACATGAAGCACATGGCCGCCATGAGCGCGTGCGTGCTCTCGCTCCTCGCGCGCCACCCGCATGGCAAGCTCGATCGCGACGTTATCTTCGCGGCGGTGGCCGACGAAGAGGCGGGGTGCGCCGACGGCAGCCTCTTTCTCGTGGAGGAGCACCCCGACCAAGTCCGTGCAGAGTACACTCTCGGAGAGGTGGGCGGCTTCTCGCTGCACCTGTTCGGGCGCACGTTCTACCCGATTCAGGTCGCCGAAAAGGGCATCTGCTGGGTGCGGGCCACCTTCGAAGGCAACCCAGGCCATGGCTCGCTCCCCGATCCGAACAGCGCCGTCGTGCGCATGGCCGAGGCCATCGCCAAGCTCGCGCACACCCGCCTGCCGATGCACCCCACGCCGGCCGTCACCTCCTTCTTACGTGCGCTCGCAGAGCGCCTTCCGCTTCCGCAGCGCGGCGCGCTCTCGCTCCTGGCCCTGCCTGCCGTGGCGGGCGCCATCCTCGATCATCTGGTGGCGGACCCCGATCAGCGGCGGACCTTCGGCGCGCTCCTGTCGAACACCGCCACCCCCACCATTCTTCGAGCGGGCTCCAAGGTGAACGTCATTCCGGGGCGTGCGTCCGTCGACATCGACGGCCGTCTCCTGCCCGGTCAAAGCGAGGCGGCTTTTCTGGATGAGCTGCGTGCCGTCCTCGGGAAAGATGCGACCTTGGAAGTGCTGAGATCGCTTCCGCCCGTGGAAACGACATCCATTAGCCCGCTTTTTGACCACCTCGGTGAAACGATCCGGCGCCACGCGCCCGAGGCGGTCCCAATTCCCTTCGTCATCCCGGGGTTTACCGACGCCAAAGCTTATGCCCGACTCGGCTCGACGTGTTACGGTTTCGCCCCTGTTCGCTTCGACCCAGCACACAAGGATGTCGTCTTTTCCCGTATGTATCATGGACACAACGAGCGCATCCCCGTGGCGGGTCTACGGTGGGGACTGCAGGTTATATATGAGGCCGTCGCGGGCTTCGCGTCCAGCGTGGCCACAACGCCGTGGACGCGGGCTGAGGCGATCGGATAG
- a CDS encoding roadblock/LC7 domain-containing protein, whose protein sequence is MVNPQMVMYEEEFNQIQAVVDRLVRDANAKVVFIVDKNGQLIAASGDIDNVDTTSLASLTAGNIAATGGMAKLLKEQEFATQFHEGEKANIHIQLVGNRVILVVIFDSRSSLGLVRLRVKKASEELNHIFESLLKKVQEPGADSPFAEITDEDIDNLFND, encoded by the coding sequence ATGGTCAACCCGCAGATGGTGATGTACGAAGAGGAGTTCAATCAGATCCAAGCGGTGGTCGATCGCTTGGTTCGCGACGCGAACGCCAAGGTCGTCTTCATCGTCGATAAGAACGGCCAACTCATCGCCGCAAGCGGCGATATCGACAACGTCGACACGACGAGCCTGGCCTCGCTCACCGCTGGCAACATTGCCGCCACGGGGGGCATGGCCAAACTGCTCAAAGAGCAGGAGTTCGCCACCCAGTTCCACGAGGGTGAGAAGGCGAACATTCACATTCAGCTCGTTGGCAACCGCGTCATCTTGGTCGTCATTTTCGACTCACGATCGAGCCTCGGCCTGGTTCGCTTGAGGGTGAAGAAGGCGAGCGAGGAGCTCAATCACATCTTCGAGTCCCTCCTGAAGAAGGTTCAGGAGCCGGGCGCCGATTCACCTTTCGCCGAGATCACCGATGAAGATATCGACAACCTCTTCAACGACTGA
- a CDS encoding GTPase domain-containing protein has product MSFINYMAREINCKLVYYGPGLCGKTTNLQYIYERTNPEAKGKMISLATETERTLFFDFLPLALGEIRGFKTRFHLYTVPGQVFYDASRKLILKGVDGVIFVADSQIERTEANLESVENLRTNLAEQGYSLDKLPYVIQYNKRDLPNTASVEELRQMLNPTNVPEFEAVARTGVGVFETLKSIAKLVLTELRKGG; this is encoded by the coding sequence ATGAGCTTCATCAATTACATGGCTCGGGAGATCAACTGCAAGTTGGTCTACTACGGTCCCGGGCTCTGCGGAAAGACGACGAACCTTCAGTACATCTACGAGCGCACCAACCCGGAAGCGAAGGGCAAGATGATCAGCCTCGCGACCGAAACGGAGCGAACGCTGTTCTTCGACTTCTTGCCGCTCGCCTTGGGAGAGATCCGAGGCTTCAAGACCCGGTTCCACCTCTACACGGTGCCCGGGCAGGTCTTCTACGATGCATCGCGCAAGTTGATCCTCAAAGGTGTCGACGGCGTCATCTTCGTGGCGGACTCGCAGATCGAGCGTACCGAGGCCAACCTGGAGTCCGTGGAGAATCTCCGGACGAACCTCGCCGAACAGGGCTACTCGCTCGACAAGCTGCCGTACGTCATTCAGTACAACAAGCGTGACCTACCCAACACCGCCTCGGTGGAGGAGCTCCGCCAGATGTTGAACCCCACCAACGTGCCCGAGTTCGAAGCGGTGGCACGCACCGGGGTGGGTGTGTTCGAGACACTGAAGTCCATCGCCAAACTCGTGCTGACCGAGCTCCGCAAGGGTGGGTAA
- a CDS encoding metallophosphoesterase has translation MHLLALSDLHVADRTNRDAIAQIADHKNDWLILAGDIGETEEHLAWTFETLGKKFARLLWVPGNHELWTTPKAPELRGELKYRRLIDVCRAFGVSSPEDPYPVWEGGSDGPCIIAPLFTLYDYSFRPDHVTRADALDWAKEHDLVCADEFLLDPYPYPTRDAWCAARCAATEERFTSIDSSLPTVLVNHFPLRAEHAWLPAIPRFSIWCGTRRTHDWHQRFRARVVVTGHLHVRTTRYLDGVRFEEVSLGYSRQWTQARGAESYLRTIF, from the coding sequence ATGCATCTCCTGGCCCTGAGTGATCTGCACGTAGCCGACCGCACGAACCGCGATGCCATCGCGCAGATCGCGGATCACAAAAACGACTGGCTGATTCTCGCCGGTGACATCGGCGAGACGGAGGAGCACCTCGCCTGGACGTTCGAGACGCTCGGCAAGAAATTTGCGCGGCTCCTCTGGGTGCCCGGCAACCACGAGCTGTGGACGACGCCGAAGGCACCGGAGCTGCGCGGCGAGCTGAAATACCGCCGCCTGATCGACGTGTGCCGCGCCTTTGGTGTGAGCTCGCCGGAGGACCCGTACCCCGTGTGGGAGGGTGGCTCGGACGGTCCGTGCATCATCGCGCCGCTGTTCACGCTGTACGACTATTCGTTCCGACCCGACCATGTGACGCGGGCGGACGCCTTGGATTGGGCCAAGGAGCACGACCTGGTGTGCGCCGACGAGTTCCTGCTCGACCCGTACCCGTACCCCACGCGCGACGCCTGGTGTGCGGCCCGCTGCGCGGCGACCGAGGAGCGCTTCACGTCCATCGATTCGTCGCTGCCGACGGTGCTGGTGAACCACTTCCCCCTGCGTGCCGAGCACGCATGGCTGCCCGCTATCCCGCGCTTCTCCATCTGGTGCGGCACGCGGCGCACGCACGACTGGCACCAGCGCTTTCGCGCCCGCGTCGTCGTCACCGGGCATCTCCACGTGCGGACCACGCGCTACCTCGACGGCGTGCGCTTCGAAGAAGTGTCCCTCGGCTACTCGCGCCAGTGGACCCAGGCGCGCGGCGCCGAGAGCTACCTGCGGACGATCTTCTAG
- a CDS encoding (2Fe-2S)-binding protein, with protein sequence MGKILVCRCEDVTLHELEQAIERGHDDLESLKRYTGFGTGWCQGKSCVALCAHLLRQHGGSAELPITPRPPLHPLPLRDLAGLADVAEDDVAKGRPPQ encoded by the coding sequence ATGGGCAAAATTCTCGTATGCCGCTGTGAGGACGTCACGCTCCACGAGCTGGAACAAGCCATCGAGCGCGGTCACGACGATCTGGAATCGCTGAAACGCTACACGGGCTTCGGCACGGGGTGGTGCCAGGGCAAATCGTGCGTCGCCTTGTGCGCCCACCTTTTGCGGCAACACGGCGGCTCCGCCGAGCTGCCCATCACCCCGCGCCCACCGCTGCATCCGCTGCCCTTACGCGATCTCGCGGGCCTCGCCGACGTGGCCGAGGACGACGTCGCCAAGGGCCGCCCGCCTCAGTAA
- a CDS encoding nucleotidyl transferase AbiEii/AbiGii toxin family protein: MTEFTRPATWDDLKLLASYLTEAGVKYALIGGYAIAAHGLNRFSEDIDILVDPSPDNTRRWIEALAKLPDGAAGELRGEDDIFQREGPYAIRINDEFTVDVMAGACGHSWQELERYITEVDLDGVKLRVLGLDGLLLTKEGMRERDRADAQVLRQVLGKAQR; encoded by the coding sequence GTGACGGAATTCACCCGCCCGGCAACGTGGGACGATCTCAAGCTGCTTGCCAGTTACTTAACGGAGGCGGGCGTCAAGTACGCCCTCATCGGTGGATACGCCATCGCCGCGCATGGCCTCAACCGCTTTTCCGAAGACATCGACATCCTCGTCGATCCGTCCCCTGACAACACGCGCCGCTGGATTGAGGCTTTGGCGAAGCTGCCTGATGGCGCGGCCGGCGAGCTACGCGGAGAGGACGACATCTTTCAACGGGAAGGGCCGTACGCGATCCGGATCAATGACGAGTTCACCGTCGATGTGATGGCCGGCGCGTGCGGACACTCGTGGCAGGAACTCGAGAGATACATCACGGAGGTGGATCTCGACGGTGTGAAGCTCCGCGTACTCGGCCTCGACGGCCTGCTCCTTACGAAGGAGGGCATGCGCGAGCGCGATCGCGCAGACGCCCAGGTGCTTCGCCAGGTACTCGGAAAAGCGCAGCGCTAA
- a CDS encoding COX15/CtaA family protein — translation MSRVAKFAWGLLAYNLLVIAWGAYVRASGSGAGCGAHWPLCNGEVLPRAPGVEMIVELSHRITSGLALVGGLALAIAAHRSHPRGSLVRRGAWTSFGFVCAEALIGAALVLFELVAHDKSAKRALSMALHLTNTFFLLAALTLTAFWASGGGRVSLRRQGALPWVFGVTLGGMLLLGASGAVTALGDTLFPVHTLSEGLAQDLSRGAHLFVRLRVLHPVIATVVAALVLAAATFARILRPTPEVLPLARAVSMLVLAQMVAGVVNVTLLAPVPMQLVHLLLADAVWIALILMSASALRAPEPSGAKNAPLVAPTAVPS, via the coding sequence GTGTCGCGCGTCGCCAAGTTCGCCTGGGGCCTGCTGGCCTACAACCTTTTGGTCATCGCCTGGGGCGCCTATGTGCGTGCCAGCGGCTCGGGCGCCGGCTGCGGCGCGCACTGGCCCTTGTGCAATGGCGAGGTCCTGCCGCGTGCGCCTGGCGTGGAGATGATCGTGGAGCTGTCGCACCGCATCACCAGCGGGCTCGCCTTGGTGGGCGGCTTGGCGCTGGCCATCGCGGCGCATCGCAGCCACCCGCGCGGGTCCTTGGTCCGGCGCGGTGCGTGGACGTCGTTCGGGTTCGTCTGCGCCGAGGCGCTCATCGGCGCCGCGCTCGTGCTCTTCGAGCTGGTCGCGCACGACAAGTCGGCGAAGCGCGCGCTGTCGATGGCACTGCATCTGACGAACACGTTCTTCCTGCTCGCAGCCCTGACGCTCACGGCCTTCTGGGCCTCCGGCGGCGGCCGCGTTTCGCTGCGCCGTCAAGGCGCCCTGCCGTGGGTCTTCGGCGTAACCCTCGGCGGTATGCTGCTCCTCGGTGCGAGCGGCGCGGTCACCGCGCTGGGGGACACGCTGTTTCCGGTGCACACGCTTTCCGAGGGCCTCGCGCAAGATCTCTCGCGCGGTGCACACCTGTTCGTGCGCCTGCGCGTGTTGCACCCGGTCATCGCCACGGTGGTGGCGGCCCTCGTGCTCGCCGCGGCGACGTTCGCGCGCATCCTGCGCCCCACACCGGAGGTGCTCCCCTTGGCGCGCGCGGTCTCCATGTTGGTGCTCGCCCAAATGGTGGCCGGCGTGGTCAACGTGACCTTGCTCGCGCCCGTGCCGATGCAGCTCGTGCACCTGCTCCTGGCCGACGCCGTGTGGATCGCCCTCATCTTGATGTCCGCAAGCGCCTTGCGCGCACCCGAGCCGAGCGGAGCCAAGAACGCACCCCTCGTCGCTCCGACCGCGGTGCCGTCGTAG
- a CDS encoding GGDEF domain-containing protein, which produces MTSVPPDDEEKTRVGKAPLDLVLGNSARDRAYLIVLAGDAVGQMYRLEDGETLIGRTSTAKIRLTDDGISRRHARIVQNGTEVFIEDLQSANGTAVNDEKVSLSRELHDGDKIRIGSATILKFTYHDDLEESFQQKMYEAALRDGLTKAFNKKHFLDRLESELAYAKRHRQPLSLVMLDVDHFKNINDTHGHLAGDYVLVRLAKLAMAQVRTEDVFARYGGEEFGVICRGVDASRISIFAERLRQMVETSAFDYEERSIPLTISVGVATYPHVEADQVEQLISAADEALYAAKRSGRNRVKIAGTGAT; this is translated from the coding sequence ATGACCAGCGTTCCGCCCGATGACGAAGAGAAAACGCGAGTCGGAAAGGCTCCACTGGATCTTGTCTTGGGCAATTCCGCGCGCGATCGCGCATACCTCATCGTGCTCGCGGGCGACGCCGTCGGGCAGATGTACCGCCTCGAGGATGGCGAAACGCTGATCGGCCGCACCTCAACGGCAAAAATTCGGCTGACCGACGACGGAATTTCCCGGCGCCACGCCCGCATCGTCCAGAATGGAACGGAGGTCTTCATCGAAGACCTGCAGAGCGCCAACGGCACCGCGGTGAACGACGAGAAGGTGTCGCTGTCGCGTGAGCTGCACGACGGGGACAAAATCCGCATCGGCTCGGCCACGATCCTCAAGTTCACGTACCACGATGATCTCGAGGAGAGCTTCCAGCAGAAGATGTACGAGGCGGCTCTCCGCGATGGGCTGACCAAGGCGTTCAACAAGAAGCACTTCCTCGACCGGCTCGAGAGCGAGTTGGCGTACGCCAAACGGCACCGCCAGCCGCTTTCGCTGGTAATGCTCGACGTGGACCATTTCAAGAACATCAACGACACGCATGGGCACCTCGCCGGCGACTACGTGCTGGTGCGCCTGGCCAAGTTGGCCATGGCCCAAGTGCGCACGGAGGACGTGTTCGCACGCTACGGCGGCGAGGAGTTCGGGGTCATTTGCCGCGGGGTCGATGCCTCGCGCATCTCCATTTTCGCCGAGCGCCTGCGGCAGATGGTGGAGACGTCGGCCTTCGACTACGAGGAGCGCTCCATCCCGCTGACCATCAGCGTGGGCGTCGCCACCTACCCCCATGTCGAGGCCGACCAGGTCGAGCAGCTCATTTCCGCGGCCGACGAGGCCCTCTATGCCGCGAAACGCAGCGGACGCAACCGGGTAAAAATCGCCGGAACCGGCGCGACTTGA
- a CDS encoding MHS family MFS transporter produces MIESVGMKDAISAGSANDSGATGEPLADASTLRRVIFAASLGTLFEWYDFYLYGSLAVFFGGLFFPKGNDTAALLASLATFGAGFGVRPLGALVFGHVGDLVGRKYTFLITMATMGLGTALIGLLPTYASMGLVATGMLVFLRLLQGLALGGEYGGAATYVAEHVPDGQRGFYTSFIQTTATLGFFVSMGVIGLTRTTVGEAAFKDWGWRVPFLISFVLLAVSLYVRLKMSESPLFKKMKSEGKTSKNPIKESFTNPVNLKYVLIALFGATAGQGVVWYTGQFYALTFLQATLKIDWKTAYTLVSIALAITTPLFIVFGRLSDKIGRKKLILSGCLLGALTYYPIFAGLKYFGNPNGLPAADPAQINYVAMVLLLSLQMVYVCLVYGPIAAFLVELFPTKIRYTSMSLPYHLGNGWFGGFLPLIATAVTASDWAKTTFGSGAIYTGLLYPIGVCIVTLIVGGLYIRETKGHHIDADVHVT; encoded by the coding sequence ATGATCGAGAGTGTAGGCATGAAGGATGCTATTTCAGCAGGAAGTGCCAACGATTCGGGCGCCACGGGAGAACCGTTGGCCGACGCATCGACGCTTCGCCGCGTCATCTTCGCGGCGTCTCTCGGTACGTTGTTCGAATGGTATGACTTCTACCTCTACGGAAGCTTGGCCGTTTTCTTTGGCGGGTTGTTCTTTCCAAAGGGAAATGACACCGCGGCTTTGCTCGCCAGCCTTGCGACATTTGGCGCCGGCTTTGGCGTGCGCCCCCTTGGCGCGCTGGTATTTGGCCACGTTGGTGACCTTGTCGGGCGCAAGTACACATTCTTAATCACCATGGCCACGATGGGCTTGGGCACGGCGCTCATCGGGCTGCTTCCGACGTACGCAAGCATGGGCCTCGTCGCAACCGGGATGCTCGTGTTCTTGCGTTTGCTCCAAGGGCTCGCGCTGGGTGGTGAATACGGCGGTGCTGCGACCTACGTGGCCGAGCACGTTCCTGACGGTCAGCGCGGTTTCTACACCAGCTTCATCCAAACCACGGCCACGCTCGGCTTCTTCGTCAGCATGGGCGTCATCGGCCTGACGCGAACGACCGTGGGCGAGGCGGCCTTCAAAGATTGGGGATGGCGCGTTCCATTTCTGATTTCGTTCGTGCTCCTCGCGGTCTCCCTCTACGTGCGCCTCAAGATGAGTGAGTCGCCGCTTTTCAAGAAGATGAAGTCGGAAGGTAAAACCTCCAAGAACCCCATCAAGGAGAGCTTTACCAATCCGGTCAATTTGAAATATGTGCTCATTGCCTTGTTCGGAGCGACGGCGGGGCAGGGCGTCGTTTGGTATACGGGCCAGTTCTACGCGCTGACGTTTTTGCAGGCGACCCTGAAGATCGATTGGAAAACGGCGTACACGCTGGTGTCGATTGCACTGGCCATCACCACGCCGCTCTTCATCGTATTCGGGCGCCTGTCCGACAAGATCGGGCGCAAGAAGCTCATTCTGTCGGGGTGCCTGCTCGGCGCGCTGACGTATTATCCGATCTTCGCGGGGCTGAAGTATTTCGGCAACCCCAATGGGCTGCCTGCGGCCGATCCGGCGCAGATCAACTACGTGGCCATGGTGCTCTTGCTCTCCTTGCAGATGGTCTACGTCTGCTTGGTGTACGGGCCGATTGCGGCGTTCTTGGTCGAGCTGTTCCCGACGAAGATTCGATACACGTCGATGTCCTTGCCGTACCACCTCGGCAATGGCTGGTTCGGCGGGTTCCTCCCGCTCATCGCCACCGCCGTGACGGCATCGGATTGGGCGAAGACCACCTTCGGCAGCGGTGCGATTTACACGGGCCTCCTGTACCCCATTGGCGTTTGCATCGTGACCCTCATCGTGGGTGGCCTCTACATCCGCGAAACGAAGGGCCACCACATCGATGCCGACGTGCACGTGACGTAG